In Mustela erminea isolate mMusErm1 chromosome 8, mMusErm1.Pri, whole genome shotgun sequence, a genomic segment contains:
- the LOC116596923 gene encoding gamma-crystallin D — protein MGKITFYEDRGFQGRHYECSSDHSNLQPYFSRCNSVRVDSGCWMLYEQPNYAGCQYFLRRGDYPDYQQWMGLSDSVRSCRLIPHAGSHRIRLYEREDYRGQMMEFTEDCSSLQDRFRSNEIYSLNVLEGSWVLYELPNYRGRQYLLRPGDYRRYHDWGAPSARVGSLRRVMDYY, from the exons ATGGGGAAG ATCACTTTCTACGAGGACCGGGGCTTCCAGGGCCGCCACTACGAGTGCAGCAGTGACCACTCCAACCTGCAGCCCTACTTCAGCCGCTGCAACTCGGTGCGCGTGGACAGCGGCTGCTGGATGCTCTATGAGCAGCCCAACTACGCGGGCTGCCAGTACTTCCTGCGGCGCGGGGACTACCCCGACTACCAGCAGTGGATGGGCCTCAGCGACTCGGTCCGCTCCTGCCGCCTCATCCCGCAC GCTGGCTCTCACAGGATCAGACTCTATGAGAGGGAAGATTACAGAGGCCAGATGATGGAGTTCACGGAGGACTGCTCCTCTCTTCAGGACCGCTTCCGCTCCAATGAGATTTACTCCCTCAACGTGCTGGAGGGCTCCTGGGTCCTCTACGAGCTGCCCAACTACCGGGGGCGGCAGTACCTGCTGAGACCGGGGGACTACAGGCGCTACCACGACTGGGGGGCCCCGAGTGCCCGAGTGGGCTCATTGAGGAGAGTCATGGATTACTACTGA